One window from the genome of Streptomyces sp. NBC_00287 encodes:
- a CDS encoding DoxX family protein produces MTGVDVARYTLRAVIGGTMIAHGVRHGRTLDGTAGWFGSVGFRRPRLQAAASAVVEIGAGAALVAGAATPLAASAVVGTMGVAARSVHGPNGFFVMNEGYEFVLNLGAASVALAGLGPGRFSVDRALGLDARLGGPRSAALAAGLGLAAAAVQLAVFWRRPEPEQDSEPRVAE; encoded by the coding sequence ATGACAGGTGTTGACGTCGCCCGGTACACGCTGCGCGCGGTGATCGGCGGCACGATGATCGCGCACGGGGTGCGGCACGGCCGTACGCTCGACGGCACGGCGGGATGGTTCGGCTCCGTGGGGTTCCGCAGGCCGCGGCTGCAGGCGGCGGCCAGTGCGGTCGTCGAGATCGGGGCGGGCGCCGCACTCGTGGCCGGAGCGGCGACGCCGCTTGCGGCATCGGCGGTGGTCGGCACGATGGGTGTCGCCGCACGGTCGGTGCACGGACCCAACGGGTTCTTCGTGATGAACGAGGGCTACGAGTTCGTGCTCAACCTGGGCGCCGCATCCGTGGCGCTCGCCGGGCTCGGGCCGGGCCGGTTCAGCGTCGACCGGGCGCTCGGTCTTGACGCGAGGCTCGGCGGTCCGCGGAGTGCGGCCCTCGCGGCCGGACTGGGCCTCGCCGCCGCTGCGGTGCAGCTCGCGGTCTTCTGGCGGCGCCCGGAGCCCGAGCAGGACTCGGAGCCGAGGGTGGCGGAGTAA
- a CDS encoding enoyl-CoA hydratase/isomerase family protein → MNSVYSDEGLTLRSDGRVENPVRCLVLDDWHDADASRVEAAAARLADALHLTFGIATRQPPERLRPLVQALTLTLAAPHVDAEAPQLVPVDDPLVSFDELARLVERRPRAGLALGQLLRQTPELSTIQGLAAEAAAYSMLLGGTEFASWLADRSTPRASHEDRPLVRVRRENDRLSVLLDRADRRNAFSFRMREELFEALEVAVLDDTVERVELAGAGPVFCSGGDLAEFGTATDLGAAYLVRLDRAPWRLIDRMRERVTVRVQGAAVGAGVEMAAFAGRLVSSPGAFFQLPEVAMGLVPGAGGTVSVPRRIGRWRAAWMMLSGARIDAATARQWGLVDEIDDAP, encoded by the coding sequence ATGAACTCGGTGTACAGCGACGAAGGACTGACACTTCGTTCCGACGGGCGGGTGGAGAATCCCGTGCGGTGCCTGGTTCTCGACGACTGGCACGACGCGGATGCGAGCCGGGTCGAGGCCGCGGCTGCCCGGTTGGCCGACGCCTTGCATCTGACGTTCGGCATCGCGACCCGGCAGCCGCCGGAGCGGCTGCGACCGCTGGTGCAGGCACTGACGCTGACCTTGGCGGCGCCCCATGTCGACGCCGAAGCACCGCAGTTGGTCCCCGTCGACGATCCGCTGGTCTCGTTCGACGAGCTGGCACGGCTCGTCGAACGTCGGCCTCGGGCAGGCCTCGCCCTGGGGCAGTTGCTCCGGCAGACGCCGGAGCTCAGCACCATTCAGGGCCTGGCTGCCGAAGCAGCGGCGTACTCGATGCTGCTCGGCGGGACGGAGTTCGCGTCCTGGCTCGCCGACCGGAGTACGCCTCGGGCTTCTCATGAGGATCGGCCGCTGGTCCGCGTCCGGCGGGAGAACGACCGGCTGTCCGTCCTGCTCGACCGCGCAGACCGGCGGAACGCGTTCAGCTTCCGGATGCGGGAGGAACTGTTCGAGGCTCTTGAAGTCGCCGTCCTCGACGACACCGTCGAAAGGGTGGAACTGGCTGGTGCCGGGCCGGTCTTCTGCAGTGGCGGCGATCTGGCCGAGTTCGGTACGGCAACGGACCTGGGGGCGGCATATCTGGTACGGCTGGACCGGGCACCCTGGCGTCTGATCGACCGGATGCGGGAGCGGGTGACGGTGCGGGTGCAGGGCGCGGCGGTGGGTGCGGGTGTGGAGATGGCCGCGTTCGCGGGGCGTCTTGTGTCGTCACCCGGGGCGTTCTTCCAACTGCCCGAGGTCGCGATGGGCCTGGTGCCCGGCGCGGGCGGCACGGTGAGCGTGCCACGGCGGATCGGCCGGTGGCGGGCGGCGTGGATGATGCTGAGCGGGGCCCGGATCGACGCCGCCACCGCCCGGCAGTGGGGGCTGGTCGATGAGATCGACGACGCGCCGTGA
- a CDS encoding SDR family NAD(P)-dependent oxidoreductase — protein sequence MSPLFAHIDPSPQVAAVLDDPMQDDILDRIRDAIGPAVEDPAWAYPWATYGVHRFARAEAVRLGPVGARACSLSPGAIDTPETRLEAARHESVRQLIQRTPLGRTGRCEEVAAVAAFLVSDEASFVNGVDIVVDGGLCAAVGDE from the coding sequence GTGTCCCCACTGTTCGCTCATATCGACCCCTCCCCGCAGGTTGCGGCCGTCCTCGACGATCCCATGCAGGACGACATCCTCGACCGGATCCGCGACGCGATCGGCCCGGCCGTCGAGGATCCCGCGTGGGCGTACCCGTGGGCCACGTACGGCGTGCACCGCTTCGCCCGCGCCGAGGCGGTGCGGCTCGGGCCGGTGGGCGCTCGCGCGTGCTCCCTGTCACCCGGCGCCATCGACACCCCGGAGACCCGGCTGGAGGCGGCGCGGCACGAGTCGGTACGGCAGCTCATTCAGCGCACGCCCCTGGGCCGCACCGGCCGGTGCGAGGAGGTCGCCGCCGTCGCCGCGTTCCTGGTGTCGGACGAGGCGAGCTTTGTGAACGGCGTCGACATCGTCGTCGACGGCGGCCTGTGCGCCGCCGTGGGGGACGAGTGA
- a CDS encoding MFS transporter yields the protein MSNALAQPAAAGTSAPPRPNAVVAVLALAGIVVSLMQTLVIPIVPELPTLLNASASNTAWAITATLLAAAVATPVVGRLGDMIGKRRMLLTSILLLISGSVVCALADSLVPMIIGRALQGLAAAVVPLGISIMRDALPADRLAGSTALMSASLGVGGALGLPAAAFIADNWDWHILFWTSAALGAVSFALVLLIVPESKVRTGGRFDLVGSLGLTAGLVSLLLAVSKGGDWGWTSGTTLGLGATAVLILLAWGLYELKAKQPLVDLRTTAKPQVLFTNLASIALGFSMFAMSLVLPQLLQLPEETGYGLGKSMLTVGLVLAPQGLVMMAMSAVSAGITKAKGPKVTLMIGALIVAAGYGLNIVLMSEVWHLVLVSCIIGGGVGFTYGALPALIMGAVDPSQTGAANSLNTLMRSLGTSFASALAGVILAQMTTDFGGHALPSESGFKVVMAIGAGAALLAFGIASLVPKKRPAPAQATAETAEVTAVKA from the coding sequence ACCCTGCTGAACGCCTCGGCCTCCAACACCGCCTGGGCCATCACCGCCACCCTGCTCGCCGCCGCGGTGGCCACCCCGGTCGTGGGCCGCCTCGGCGACATGATCGGGAAGCGGCGCATGCTCCTGACCAGCATCCTGCTGCTGATCTCCGGCTCTGTCGTATGCGCCCTCGCCGACTCCCTCGTCCCGATGATCATCGGACGCGCACTGCAGGGGCTCGCGGCCGCCGTGGTGCCGCTGGGCATCAGCATCATGCGGGACGCGCTGCCGGCCGACCGGCTGGCCGGGTCCACCGCGCTGATGAGCGCCTCGCTCGGCGTGGGCGGTGCGCTGGGTCTGCCGGCCGCCGCGTTCATCGCCGACAACTGGGACTGGCACATCCTGTTCTGGACCTCTGCCGCGCTGGGCGCCGTCTCGTTCGCGCTGGTGCTGCTGATCGTGCCCGAGTCCAAGGTGCGCACCGGTGGCCGCTTCGACCTGGTCGGCTCGCTCGGCCTGACCGCCGGGCTGGTCTCCCTGCTGCTGGCCGTCTCCAAGGGCGGCGACTGGGGCTGGACCTCCGGCACCACGCTCGGCCTGGGCGCCACAGCCGTCCTGATCCTGCTCGCCTGGGGCCTCTACGAGCTGAAGGCGAAGCAGCCACTGGTCGACCTGCGTACCACCGCCAAGCCGCAGGTGCTTTTCACCAACCTCGCCTCCATCGCCCTCGGCTTCTCGATGTTCGCGATGTCCCTGGTCCTCCCCCAGCTCCTGCAGCTGCCCGAGGAGACCGGCTACGGCCTGGGCAAGTCGATGCTGACGGTCGGCCTGGTGCTCGCCCCGCAGGGCCTGGTCATGATGGCCATGTCCGCCGTGTCCGCGGGCATCACCAAGGCCAAGGGCCCCAAGGTCACCCTGATGATCGGCGCGCTGATCGTGGCCGCCGGCTACGGCCTGAACATCGTCCTGATGAGCGAGGTCTGGCACCTCGTCCTGGTCTCCTGCATCATCGGCGGCGGTGTCGGCTTCACCTACGGCGCCCTGCCCGCCTTGATCATGGGCGCGGTCGACCCGTCCCAGACCGGCGCCGCCAACAGCCTCAACACCCTGATGCGCTCCCTGGGCACCAGCTTCGCCAGCGCCCTCGCGGGCGTCATCCTCGCCCAGATGACCACCGACTTCGGCGGCCACGCGCTGCCCTCGGAGAGCGGCTTCAAGGTGGTCATGGCCATCGGCGCCGGAGCCGCCCTGCTCGCCTTCGGCATCGCCTCCCTCGTCCCCAAGAAGCGCCCCGCCCCGGCACAAGCCACGGCCGAGACGGCTGAGGTCACCGCGGTCAAGGCATAA
- a CDS encoding LLM class flavin-dependent oxidoreductase: MRIGMPLSYSGGFKETVDELRDYEKAGLDVVFVPEAYSFDAISQLGFIAAHTDRLEIASGILQIYTRTPTLTAMTAVGLDYRLRRSVHPGHRRLGAPGDRGFPWAAVHRSPGPHP, translated from the coding sequence ATGCGCATCGGTATGCCCTTGAGCTACAGCGGGGGTTTCAAGGAGACCGTCGACGAGCTCCGCGACTACGAGAAGGCCGGGCTCGACGTCGTCTTCGTCCCCGAGGCCTACTCATTCGACGCGATCAGCCAGCTCGGCTTCATCGCCGCGCACACCGATCGGCTTGAGATCGCCTCCGGGATCCTCCAGATCTACACCCGCACGCCCACCCTGACCGCGATGACGGCCGTCGGCCTGGACTACCGTCTCCGACGGTCGGTTCACCCTGGGCATCGGCGCCTCGGGGCCCCAGGTGATCGAGGGTTTCCATGGGCAGCCGTACACCGCTCCCCTGGCCCGCACCCGTGA
- a CDS encoding amidohydrolase family protein has product MVAEVGRRLRPRQDEFVVRGDGGALLPGLADHHAHLAAMAAQHASLDVSALSRDSVASPLAQAVAGEDGWVRAVGYDDVVHGDLDRTLLDGWNRVLPVRVQHRSGALWVVNSPGLERLGAQSATHGGIERDTAGRPTGRLWRADAWLREALGGRPPSLRAVGARLAALGVTHVADATPHRDTAAVVSEAVRRAELPQHVMVMAAGADLPPHPRLSLGPLKLVVADHALPDADDLAGQIRRAHADGRPVAVHCVTRTALALTLAALDLAGGRDGDRVEHCAVADRAAAEELAARRIRVVTQPTLIALRGDDYWGRVDPGDRPDLWRYAGLLRAGVRVAASSDAPYGDPDPWAGVRAASERLTPSGRVLGIEERVPAEVTLRGLLSPLDDPGGPARRVGWGDRPISSCWTGR; this is encoded by the coding sequence GTGGTCGCCGAGGTGGGCCGTCGACTGCGGCCACGGCAGGATGAGTTCGTCGTACGCGGCGACGGCGGCGCGCTGCTGCCCGGTCTGGCCGACCACCATGCCCACCTCGCGGCCATGGCCGCCCAGCATGCCTCACTCGACGTGTCCGCCCTCTCCCGGGACAGTGTCGCGTCCCCCCTCGCACAAGCGGTGGCGGGTGAGGACGGCTGGGTGCGGGCGGTCGGGTACGACGACGTGGTCCACGGCGATCTGGACCGGACCCTCCTCGACGGGTGGAACCGCGTGCTGCCGGTGCGCGTGCAGCACCGGTCAGGAGCGCTGTGGGTCGTCAACTCCCCCGGTCTGGAACGGCTCGGCGCCCAGTCCGCCACGCACGGCGGCATCGAGCGTGATACGGCGGGCCGACCGACCGGGCGGCTGTGGCGCGCCGACGCCTGGCTGCGCGAGGCCCTCGGCGGGCGGCCTCCGTCCCTCCGGGCGGTCGGCGCACGGCTGGCCGCCCTCGGGGTCACCCATGTCGCCGACGCGACACCACACCGGGATACGGCCGCGGTCGTCTCGGAGGCGGTGCGGCGGGCGGAACTCCCCCAGCACGTCATGGTGATGGCCGCCGGAGCCGATCTCCCGCCCCACCCACGGCTGAGCCTCGGTCCGCTGAAGCTGGTGGTCGCGGACCACGCCCTCCCGGACGCCGACGACCTCGCCGGGCAGATACGGCGGGCCCATGCGGACGGCCGCCCCGTCGCCGTGCACTGTGTAACCCGTACGGCCCTGGCGCTCACCCTGGCGGCACTCGACCTGGCGGGTGGCCGGGACGGGGACCGCGTGGAGCACTGCGCCGTCGCCGACCGTGCCGCTGCCGAGGAGCTGGCCGCCCGTCGCATCCGGGTCGTCACACAGCCGACGCTGATCGCCCTGCGGGGCGACGACTACTGGGGGCGCGTCGATCCCGGGGACCGGCCGGATCTGTGGCGGTACGCCGGTCTGCTGCGTGCCGGGGTCCGGGTGGCCGCGAGCAGCGACGCCCCGTACGGCGATCCCGACCCCTGGGCCGGTGTGCGGGCCGCGTCCGAGCGGCTGACGCCGTCCGGTCGTGTGCTCGGGATCGAGGAGCGGGTTCCGGCGGAGGTGACCCTGCGGGGCCTGCTCTCGCCCTTGGACGATCCCGGCGGCCCGGCACGGCGGGTCGGGTGGGGCGACCGGCCGATCTCGTCCTGCTGGACCGGCCGTTGA